Proteins encoded within one genomic window of Panicum virgatum strain AP13 chromosome 1N, P.virgatum_v5, whole genome shotgun sequence:
- the LOC120655705 gene encoding high mobility group B protein 15-like — MSAPAPAAAEEKAVANAAAAAKGKEVAPVAAAAAAEAGRGRFVPYPAPVVEHADVVADAARFRAALERLHAHMGTRLKVPIIGGKDLDLHQLYKEVTSRGGIDKVKAENRWREVTASFIFPATATNASFMLKKYYMSLLYHFEQLYFFRVQGWYQQEIDSRTNSSIDVKTEAQASHKRKRGTNASPSDPASASDNVDVDVIIDGKFEHGYIVTVIMGSKSTKAILYNCTEEPARPTLVPPVASNSTDLKGGRRLRRRRRKKLSTTDPRHPKPNRSGYNFFFQDQHRILKPQYPGQDRLISKMIGERWNNLGPEDKAVYQERGVQDKERYRTQLAAYKEEQRTGQPVSNAVPIQQRLPQTEVTIDEVDSKVSEGDMLLSNQGYSTSEESEHSGLKTVEDEELNTDTSPEMSMETTSSPGHPDPSADGDRFELRRRENPKAYEKQNVPPDS, encoded by the exons ATGAGcgcgccggcaccggcggcggcggaggagaaggccgTCGCCaacgctgctgcggcggcgaaggggaaggaggtggcgccggtggcggcggcagcggcagcggaggcCGGGAGGGGGCGGTTCGTGCCGTACCCGGCGCCGGTGGTTGAGCATGCGGACGTGGTGGCCGACGCCGCGCGCTTCAGGGCAGCGCTCGAGAGGCTGCACGCGCACATGGGCACCAGGCTCAA GGTGCCAATTATCGGAGGGAAAGATTTGGATCTTCATCAGCTATATAAGGAGGTCACATCACGGGGTGGTATTGATAAG GTGAAGGCAGAGAATAGATGGAGGGAAGTGACTGCATCATTTATTTTCCCTGCCACTGCGACGAATGCTTCTTTTATGTTGAAGAAATACTATATGTCACTATTATATCATTTTGAGCAGCTATATTTCTTTAGAGTGCAAGGCTGGTATCAGCAAGAAATAG ATTCCAGAACGAATTCGTCCATTGATGTAAAAACTGAAGCCCAAGCCTCccataaaagaaaaaggggcACAAATGCATCTCCTTCAG ATCCAGCTTCGGCTTCAGATAATGTTGATGTAGATGTGATAATTGATGGCAAGTTTGAACATGGTTACATAGTGACTGTTATTATGGGATCAAAATCAACTAAAGCAATACTCTATAATTGCACTGAAGAACCTGCTCGACCAACTCTAGTACCACCTGTTGCAAGTAATAGCACTGATCTGAAGGGTGGACGTCGCCTTCGGAGGCGACGTAGGAAGAAGTTAAGTACAACAGACCCCAGGCACCCCAAACCAAACAGGAGTGGCTATAATTTCTTCTTCCAGGATCAGCACAGAATCCTTAAGCCACAGTATCCTGGACAAGACAGACTGATCAGTAAAATGATTGGTGAACGATGGAATAATCTAGGTCCTGAAGATAAAGCT GTATATCAAGAAAGAGGTGTACAGGATAAGGAGCGATACCGAACTCAGTTAGCTGCTTATAAAGAAGAACAGAGGACAGGTCAGCCTGTCAGCAATGCTGTGCCTATCCAGCAGAGACTCCCTCAGACAGAAGTGACGATTGATGAAGTAGATTCCAAGGTGAGTGAAGGTGATATGCTGCTGTCGAACCAAGGGTATAGCACTAGTGAAGAAAGTGAGCATTCGGGATTAAAAACTGTAGAAGATGAGGAGCTCAACACTGACACATCCCCTGAGATGAGCATGGAAACAACTAGTTCTCCTGGACACCCTGATCCCTCTGCTGATGGGGACCGCTTTGAATTGCGGCGAAGAGAAAACCCTAAGGCATATGAGAAACAGAATGTGCCACCGGATTCATGA